A part of Bremerella cremea genomic DNA contains:
- a CDS encoding ATP-grasp domain-containing protein, which translates to MAELLLLADILWVWSKPIGVGIYDFDFRSFFPCRQPWQRSPEVTAVGRCGAFEEYRVEYEALLSEGIRLIHTPEQHDKASEFGQWYPLLEGSTPQSKVYAETPTGEAVAESFQFPVFVKGSRQTSRHQKSLSIANSPSEFDYIMVRYASDPILSWQSVVVRDFVRLRPVEGNSQGKVDSSFEFRTFWWRNQFVGGGRYWWEGRTYQWSANERSEALRLAESTAKLIDVPFLVIDLAMTVDGNWIVIECNDGQESGYAGVSPIALWQNILEIERS; encoded by the coding sequence GTGGCGGAACTTCTCTTGCTTGCTGACATCCTCTGGGTTTGGAGCAAACCAATCGGCGTCGGGATCTATGATTTCGATTTCCGCAGCTTCTTTCCATGTCGGCAACCATGGCAACGTTCCCCTGAAGTAACGGCTGTTGGGCGATGCGGGGCATTCGAAGAATATCGGGTCGAGTATGAAGCACTGCTGAGCGAAGGTATACGCCTCATTCACACGCCGGAGCAACATGATAAGGCGAGCGAGTTTGGCCAGTGGTATCCGCTGCTCGAAGGAAGTACCCCACAAAGCAAAGTTTACGCCGAGACACCCACGGGAGAGGCCGTTGCTGAGTCGTTTCAATTTCCTGTCTTTGTCAAAGGGTCACGGCAAACCAGTCGGCATCAGAAGTCGCTGTCGATTGCCAATTCGCCATCTGAGTTCGATTACATCATGGTGAGATATGCAAGCGATCCTATCTTGAGTTGGCAATCGGTAGTCGTACGGGACTTTGTTCGCTTGCGTCCCGTTGAAGGGAATTCCCAAGGCAAGGTCGATAGCTCTTTTGAGTTTAGAACCTTCTGGTGGAGAAATCAGTTCGTAGGTGGCGGTCGCTATTGGTGGGAAGGTCGCACGTACCAATGGTCAGCCAACGAGAGATCAGAAGCTCTTCGTCTGGCGGAGTCTACGGCCAAACTGATTGACGTACCATTTCTGGTAATTGATTTGGCAATGACCGTCGATGGGAATTGGATCGTCATCGAGTGCAACGATGGCCAAGAGAGTGGCTATGCCGGTGTATCCCCGATTGCTTTATGGCAGAATATTCTAGAAATCGAGCGTTCTTGA
- the acnA gene encoding aconitate hydratase AcnA, whose amino-acid sequence MTAKFDPFGARDVFSTAEGDLGIYRIRKLQDAGLGDIDKLPFSIRVLLESVLRNCDGYIVSEDDVKSLANWDATNPDPSELPFMPARVVLQDFTGVPCVVDLAAMRSAMQRLGGDPAKINPLIPVDLVIDHSVQVDKFGTNQALEENVALEFQRNKERYEFLRWGQKSLKNFSAIPPNVGIVHQVNLEYLAKGVFVREDEKGKVALPDSLVGTDSHTTMINGLGVVGWGVGGIEAEAVMLGQPIYMLTPQVVGFELTGKLPPGVTATDMVLTITQILRKAGVVGKFVEFFGPGVSHMSLADRATIANMAPEYGATMGFFPVDAETLNYLRRTGRTAGEVDRVERYTKEQGLFRTDEMAPTYTSLVSLDLSTVEPSLAGPKRPQDRVSLKSMKSEFQKSLVTPPNDRGFGLEAAELTRTATVEENGQSTEIGHGAVVIAAITSCTNTSNPSVMLAAGLLAKKAADKGLTVKPYVKTSLAPGSRVVTDYLVKAELMDDLEKLGFNLVGYGCTTCIGNSGPLPDPVANAVTKGSLVASAVLSGNRNFEGRVNPHVKANYLASPPLVVAYALAGTVDIDLETEPLGTSSDGESVYLKDIWPTNAEILETIEKAITPEMFQERYNSAYESNPNWNAISVPDSELYTWDSASTYIQEPPFLDDVKETIDPIQPITGARVLALLGDSVTTDHISPAGAIAKDSPAGRYLMEHGVEPVDFNSYGSRRGNDRVMHRGTFANIRIRNRLTPEKEGGYTKCFVNGETMAIFDAAEIYKAEGTPLVVIAGKEYGTGSSRDWAAKGTFMLGVKAVIASSFERIHRSNLIGMGVLPLEFPGDESWESLGLTGEETYDIYVSDDLKPQQKVTVSAKNAAGEVTTFDALVRIDTPVELDYYRNGGILQTVLLKLLKVAK is encoded by the coding sequence ATGACCGCAAAGTTCGACCCGTTTGGCGCCAGAGACGTGTTTTCCACCGCGGAAGGGGACTTGGGAATCTATCGCATTCGCAAGTTGCAGGACGCTGGCTTGGGGGACATCGACAAGCTTCCCTTCTCGATCCGCGTATTGCTGGAATCTGTGCTCCGCAATTGCGACGGGTATATCGTCTCGGAAGATGACGTCAAATCGCTGGCCAACTGGGACGCCACCAATCCCGACCCCTCAGAACTTCCGTTCATGCCGGCCCGAGTTGTCTTGCAAGACTTTACCGGTGTGCCGTGCGTGGTCGACCTGGCCGCAATGCGAAGTGCCATGCAGCGATTAGGGGGTGACCCGGCGAAGATCAATCCGCTGATCCCGGTCGACCTGGTGATCGATCACTCGGTTCAGGTCGATAAGTTCGGCACCAACCAGGCCCTGGAAGAAAACGTCGCCCTTGAATTCCAGCGCAATAAGGAACGCTACGAGTTCCTGCGTTGGGGGCAGAAGTCGCTCAAGAACTTCTCGGCTATTCCGCCGAATGTCGGTATCGTTCACCAAGTGAACCTAGAATACCTGGCCAAGGGTGTCTTCGTTCGTGAAGACGAAAAAGGCAAAGTCGCATTACCAGACTCTCTGGTCGGCACCGATAGCCACACCACCATGATCAACGGCCTGGGCGTTGTTGGTTGGGGCGTGGGTGGCATCGAAGCGGAAGCCGTGATGCTGGGTCAGCCGATTTACATGCTCACGCCCCAAGTGGTTGGCTTCGAGCTAACCGGCAAGCTTCCTCCGGGCGTCACAGCGACCGACATGGTGCTGACCATCACCCAAATCTTGCGTAAAGCAGGCGTGGTCGGTAAGTTCGTCGAATTCTTCGGCCCTGGCGTTTCGCACATGAGCTTGGCCGACCGAGCCACCATCGCCAACATGGCCCCAGAATATGGTGCCACGATGGGCTTCTTCCCGGTCGATGCCGAGACGCTCAATTATCTCCGCCGTACCGGTCGTACCGCTGGGGAAGTCGATCGCGTTGAACGCTACACCAAGGAACAAGGTCTGTTCCGCACCGACGAGATGGCCCCGACCTACACGTCGCTGGTTTCGCTTGACCTGTCGACCGTCGAACCTTCCCTGGCCGGTCCGAAGCGTCCGCAAGACCGCGTGTCGTTGAAGAGCATGAAGAGCGAGTTCCAAAAGTCGCTGGTCACGCCTCCTAACGATCGAGGCTTTGGCCTGGAAGCGGCCGAATTGACTCGCACAGCGACCGTAGAAGAAAACGGCCAATCGACCGAGATCGGCCATGGTGCTGTCGTGATTGCCGCGATCACCAGTTGCACCAATACCAGCAACCCCAGCGTGATGCTGGCCGCCGGCCTGTTGGCCAAAAAGGCTGCCGACAAGGGTTTGACGGTTAAACCTTATGTCAAAACCAGCCTGGCCCCTGGCTCGCGCGTGGTGACCGATTACCTGGTCAAAGCCGAATTGATGGACGACCTGGAAAAGCTGGGCTTTAACCTGGTTGGTTACGGCTGCACCACTTGTATCGGCAACAGTGGTCCGCTGCCAGATCCGGTCGCCAACGCAGTCACCAAAGGTTCGCTGGTCGCTTCGGCGGTTCTCAGTGGTAACCGAAACTTTGAAGGCCGCGTCAATCCGCACGTGAAGGCCAACTACTTGGCCAGCCCGCCGCTGGTGGTCGCTTACGCCTTGGCCGGTACCGTCGATATCGACCTGGAAACCGAGCCCCTGGGCACGTCTTCTGATGGTGAATCGGTTTACCTGAAAGACATCTGGCCAACCAATGCCGAGATCTTGGAAACCATCGAAAAGGCGATCACGCCTGAGATGTTCCAAGAGCGGTACAACAGTGCCTACGAATCGAACCCGAACTGGAATGCCATTTCGGTGCCCGATTCCGAGCTTTACACTTGGGATTCTGCCAGCACCTACATCCAAGAGCCTCCGTTCCTGGACGACGTGAAGGAAACCATCGATCCGATCCAGCCGATCACCGGGGCCCGCGTGTTGGCTTTGCTGGGCGATTCGGTCACGACCGACCATATCTCGCCTGCCGGGGCCATCGCCAAAGACAGCCCGGCTGGCCGCTACCTGATGGAACATGGCGTCGAACCGGTCGATTTCAACAGCTACGGTTCCCGCCGTGGTAACGACCGGGTGATGCACCGTGGCACGTTCGCCAACATCCGCATCCGCAATCGCCTGACCCCCGAAAAAGAAGGTGGTTACACCAAGTGCTTCGTCAACGGCGAAACGATGGCCATCTTCGACGCTGCCGAGATCTACAAGGCGGAAGGAACGCCGCTGGTCGTGATCGCCGGCAAGGAATACGGCACCGGTAGCTCGCGCGACTGGGCCGCCAAGGGAACGTTTATGCTGGGCGTGAAAGCGGTTATCGCTTCCAGCTTCGAACGTATCCACCGCAGCAACCTGATTGGTATGGGCGTGCTGCCGCTGGAATTCCCAGGGGACGAATCGTGGGAATCGCTCGGTCTGACCGGCGAAGAAACGTACGACATTTACGTTTCCGACGACCTGAAGCCGCAGCAAAAGGTCACCGTCTCGGCCAAGAACGCCGCTGGCGAAGTCACCACCTTCGACGCGTTGGTCCGGATCGACACGCCGGTAGAGCTCGATTACTACCGTAACGGTGGTATCCTGCAAACCGTGCTACTGAAGTTGTTGAAAGTCGCCAAGTAA
- a CDS encoding DUF4262 domain-containing protein has translation MVQQTPEDKYDEKTLADIETYGWHIVMIEDAEVLPAYAFSIGIYHTLGLPEICVFGIDNTDDVAQLINQVGELMRSGQQFHDGDISDEVLVDLPCKFRQVDKRYYRALFGYARWYHEGDDFPMLQCVWPDQEGNFPDQPNFDAELANAQPDLSVDEAWPFGNPKSQAVFTTRQVLEQDALITYVCHDEDGDWQFTCGTTNQTEDGQVVSLQQIVNQDPSVRQLADLPLGWEASRDSADDPWAIQKQ, from the coding sequence TTGGTTCAACAAACCCCCGAAGACAAATACGACGAGAAGACGCTGGCCGATATCGAGACCTACGGCTGGCACATTGTGATGATCGAAGATGCCGAAGTGCTTCCGGCTTACGCGTTTTCGATCGGCATCTACCACACGCTCGGCCTGCCCGAAATCTGCGTTTTTGGCATCGACAATACCGATGATGTCGCCCAATTAATCAATCAAGTAGGGGAATTGATGCGCAGCGGCCAGCAGTTCCACGACGGCGACATCAGCGACGAGGTGCTGGTCGATTTGCCCTGCAAATTTCGCCAGGTCGACAAGCGTTATTACCGCGCGTTGTTCGGCTACGCTCGTTGGTATCACGAAGGAGACGACTTCCCCATGCTGCAGTGCGTTTGGCCTGACCAAGAGGGCAACTTCCCCGATCAACCCAATTTCGACGCCGAGTTAGCCAACGCTCAACCAGACCTTTCGGTTGACGAGGCATGGCCGTTCGGTAATCCCAAATCGCAGGCCGTCTTTACGACACGCCAGGTTCTGGAACAAGACGCCCTGATCACCTATGTTTGCCACGATGAAGATGGAGATTGGCAGTTTACCTGCGGAACCACCAACCAGACCGAGGATGGCCAAGTGGTGAGTCTCCAACAGATCGTCAACCAAGATCCCTCGGTACGGCAATTAGCCGACTTGCCCCTCGGCTGGGAAGCCTCACGCGATTCAGCCGACGATCCGTGGGCGATTCAAAAGCAATAG
- a CDS encoding HD domain-containing protein, with the protein MTWDDQFGQLTVAAAQLHAGQIRKQGGMPYLIHPLQVVQRICSWGIDRYAHGETWKAALFHDAIEDTEATSDSLLPLIGASATRLVVALTFDPAVQTKEAYLAGFQDQHRTPTEAVVVKLADRFCNVEDFLRIDPSYARIYFWKAAAVYQAFEARKKEITSTFGREVVAAMQCDLENLTTVVGPAA; encoded by the coding sequence ATGACTTGGGACGACCAGTTCGGCCAACTTACTGTTGCTGCTGCCCAATTGCACGCAGGGCAAATTCGCAAGCAAGGAGGAATGCCGTACCTGATTCACCCTTTGCAAGTCGTCCAACGCATCTGTAGCTGGGGGATCGATCGCTATGCACACGGGGAGACTTGGAAAGCGGCTCTGTTTCATGATGCGATCGAAGATACCGAGGCGACGTCTGATTCGCTGCTTCCCTTGATTGGTGCGTCTGCCACGCGGTTGGTCGTCGCATTGACGTTCGATCCGGCGGTGCAAACGAAGGAAGCTTACTTGGCTGGGTTTCAAGACCAACACCGAACACCGACTGAAGCGGTGGTCGTGAAGTTGGCCGATCGATTTTGCAACGTCGAGGACTTTCTGCGGATCGATCCGTCTTACGCGCGGATTTACTTCTGGAAAGCGGCAGCGGTGTACCAGGCCTTCGAGGCCAGGAAGAAGGAAATCACGTCGACGTTTGGCCGGGAGGTAGTCGCGGCCATGCAATGTGATCTGGAAAACCTGACGACGGTGGTCGGTCCGGCAGCCTAA
- a CDS encoding SAM-dependent methyltransferase has translation MPFTLDNVVPWGRSLDEYVRMFDLEKLSPDCRLLGCADGPAAFNAGWTRCGRQIVSCDPLYYFTAEEIQGRIDACFQMVLQQTRENQDGFVWNKTISDIETLGQVRSQSMQTFLKDYPHGLQEGRYVAAELPDLPFPDDQFDVALCSHFLFLYGALGAEFHRRSIASLLRVASQVRIFPLLQLDRQPSPFVREVIRQVEFEGHTAKIVRVPYEFQKGANEMLVLQKTGTGRN, from the coding sequence ATGCCGTTTACGTTAGACAATGTGGTGCCGTGGGGGCGTTCCTTAGATGAATATGTACGCATGTTCGATCTAGAGAAGTTATCACCGGATTGCCGGCTTTTGGGGTGCGCTGATGGGCCGGCGGCGTTTAATGCGGGGTGGACACGGTGCGGCAGGCAGATCGTTTCATGCGATCCGCTGTACTACTTTACGGCAGAGGAAATTCAGGGACGCATCGATGCTTGTTTCCAGATGGTGCTGCAGCAAACGCGCGAGAACCAAGATGGCTTCGTCTGGAACAAAACGATTTCCGATATCGAAACGCTCGGGCAAGTCCGCAGCCAGTCAATGCAAACCTTCCTCAAGGATTATCCGCACGGCTTGCAAGAAGGACGCTACGTTGCGGCCGAGTTGCCAGATCTCCCCTTCCCCGACGACCAGTTCGACGTGGCATTGTGCTCGCACTTTTTGTTTTTGTACGGCGCGCTGGGGGCCGAGTTCCATCGTCGTTCAATCGCCAGCTTATTGCGTGTGGCCAGCCAGGTTCGCATCTTTCCCCTGCTCCAACTCGACCGACAGCCGAGCCCATTCGTCCGAGAAGTCATCCGCCAAGTCGAATTCGAAGGGCATACGGCAAAGATTGTTCGCGTGCCGTACGAGTTCCAGAAAGGTGCCAACGAGATGCTGGTACTCCAGAAGACGGGGACTGGCCGGAATTGA
- the pth2 gene encoding aminoacyl-tRNA hydrolase, whose amino-acid sequence MSTEGTTRIKQVICMRHDLKMRRGKQIAQGAHASMAFLCDKLREKGSISLADFSEVEQIWLSEAFAKVCCRVDSEEELMAIHDQAVAAGLSVHLITDIGRTEFHGQPTRTCLAIGPDLVEKIDQVTGHLQLL is encoded by the coding sequence ATGAGCACGGAAGGAACAACCCGCATTAAGCAGGTTATTTGCATGCGGCACGATTTGAAGATGCGACGGGGGAAGCAGATTGCTCAGGGGGCGCACGCGTCGATGGCGTTTCTGTGTGACAAGCTGCGCGAGAAAGGTTCGATTTCGCTGGCTGATTTTTCAGAGGTCGAGCAAATCTGGTTGTCGGAAGCGTTCGCCAAGGTTTGTTGCCGGGTTGATAGTGAAGAAGAGTTGATGGCCATTCACGATCAAGCGGTCGCAGCGGGGTTGTCGGTGCATTTGATCACCGATATCGGGCGGACCGAATTTCATGGCCAGCCGACACGGACTTGCCTGGCGATTGGGCCTGACTTGGTCGAGAAGATCGACCAGGTCACCGGACATTTGCAGCTGTTATAA
- a CDS encoding cupin domain-containing protein, which yields MRLLLWLLAVGIFTAVGYAAGNSGHHGEQVQLLGAQDIQEKLDGSEARVSVVEVTLAPGEHGTPHRHPGPVFGYVLEGDYELGVDDQPTKVFHTGETFYEPTGCLHRVSKNPSKEKRTRLIAVVVHPREAKELAVPEAKKH from the coding sequence ATGCGATTATTGTTATGGCTATTGGCGGTGGGGATTTTCACCGCAGTTGGGTATGCTGCCGGAAATTCTGGGCATCACGGCGAACAGGTGCAGCTGCTTGGTGCCCAAGATATTCAAGAGAAACTCGACGGGAGCGAAGCCCGCGTCTCGGTGGTGGAGGTCACGCTCGCCCCAGGCGAGCACGGCACGCCGCATCGCCACCCGGGACCTGTGTTTGGTTACGTGTTGGAAGGAGACTACGAACTAGGTGTCGACGACCAACCCACCAAAGTGTTTCACACCGGCGAAACGTTCTACGAGCCAACGGGCTGCCTGCACCGGGTTTCTAAGAACCCATCCAAGGAAAAACGCACGCGTTTGATTGCTGTCGTCGTTCACCCCCGCGAAGCGAAGGAGCTTGCCGTTCCGGAAGCGAAAAAGCATTAA
- a CDS encoding AAA family ATPase: protein MSDPLKELLSQLAGHVPQSSTKEDSWEFVEATSPEEEEEDKSLEAMISRINSMTSKGSDDEGLYAAKPEAKHEKEVVLTEDHDTPFYPCEPQTLREAQLTGTDVEALCLKFLLTAGEASGREIAGQLCLPFLVLEECLRKMKYDQLVVYKDTAQAGDYVYYLTDLGRERARRYNEYCTYYGSAPVSLKDYIASVRAQSLEGQSPSIEALEQAFEDLLINKAMFRRLGPAINSGRGLFLYGAPGNGKTSIAERVTRAFGRYIWVPRAIGIDGEILRVFDPAVHDEVPLEDGPGILQQNRIDRRWVRIKRPTIVVGGELTMENLEISTIQSTGVSEAPLQLKSNCGTLVIDDFGRQRMSTDELLNRWIVPLEKRYDFLNMRGGKKIQVPFDQLIVFSTNLEPRDLCDDAFLRRIPYKIEVIDPTETEFRQLFDIMCPLLGFTYNEEAIDYLIENHYRKVNRPFRCCQPRDLLMQVRNMCLYENAPLALSKEHFDDAVENYFAVM, encoded by the coding sequence ATGTCCGACCCGCTTAAAGAACTGCTTTCTCAACTGGCTGGCCACGTTCCCCAAAGTTCGACAAAAGAGGACTCGTGGGAGTTTGTAGAAGCGACTTCTCCGGAAGAAGAGGAGGAGGATAAATCGCTGGAAGCGATGATCTCGCGAATCAACAGCATGACCAGCAAAGGCTCGGACGACGAGGGGCTGTACGCTGCCAAGCCCGAGGCAAAGCACGAGAAGGAGGTCGTCCTCACGGAAGACCACGACACCCCCTTTTACCCTTGCGAGCCTCAGACGCTGCGCGAGGCCCAGCTTACCGGTACGGATGTCGAAGCGTTGTGTCTGAAGTTTCTGCTGACCGCTGGCGAGGCATCGGGGCGAGAAATTGCCGGCCAGTTGTGTCTTCCCTTTCTCGTCTTGGAAGAATGTTTGCGGAAGATGAAGTACGACCAGCTGGTGGTCTACAAAGATACCGCCCAGGCCGGTGACTACGTCTATTATTTAACCGACCTGGGAAGAGAACGGGCGCGGCGCTATAACGAGTATTGTACCTACTACGGTTCGGCCCCCGTTTCGCTGAAAGACTACATTGCCAGTGTCCGGGCTCAATCGCTGGAAGGGCAATCTCCCAGCATCGAGGCGCTCGAGCAAGCGTTTGAAGACCTGCTGATCAACAAGGCCATGTTCCGCCGCTTGGGGCCAGCCATCAATAGCGGCCGCGGTTTATTCCTGTACGGTGCCCCGGGTAACGGTAAAACCAGCATCGCCGAACGCGTTACGCGCGCCTTTGGACGCTATATTTGGGTTCCTCGGGCAATCGGCATCGATGGAGAAATTCTCCGCGTATTCGACCCCGCTGTGCATGACGAAGTTCCGCTAGAGGATGGACCAGGCATCTTGCAGCAGAACCGGATTGATCGCCGGTGGGTCCGGATCAAACGGCCAACGATCGTCGTCGGCGGTGAATTGACGATGGAAAACCTGGAAATTAGCACCATCCAATCCACCGGCGTCAGCGAGGCCCCGCTGCAACTGAAGAGCAACTGCGGCACGCTGGTGATCGACGACTTTGGGCGTCAACGGATGAGTACCGACGAACTGCTTAACCGCTGGATTGTGCCGCTAGAAAAACGGTACGACTTCTTAAATATGCGGGGCGGCAAGAAGATTCAGGTTCCCTTCGATCAGTTGATTGTTTTCTCGACGAACCTGGAACCTCGCGACTTGTGCGACGACGCGTTCCTGCGACGAATTCCTTATAAGATCGAAGTGATCGATCCGACCGAAACGGAATTCCGGCAATTGTTCGACATCATGTGCCCGCTGCTTGGCTTTACTTACAACGAAGAAGCGATCGATTATTTGATCGAGAATCACTACCGTAAGGTAAATCGCCCCTTCCGCTGTTGCCAGCCGCGCGATCTTTTAATGCAGGTTCGTAATATGTGTCTGTACGAGAACGCTCCGCTGGCGTTGTCGAAAGAGCATTTCGACGACGCGGTCGAGAACTATTTCGCCGTGATGTAG
- the nrdR gene encoding transcriptional regulator NrdR: protein MRCPFCRADHDRVIDSRASQDSFSIRRRRECLDCKRRYTTYERVEELDIKIVKKDNVREPFAPEKIKRGLALACWKRPISEAQIEAIVAAVESEIYSQYEGEIESRQIGEMVMQHLHGIDQVAYVRFASVYREFKDVRDFVDELQPMLKKYAPSVPKPSS, encoded by the coding sequence ATGCGATGCCCGTTTTGTCGAGCGGATCACGACCGAGTGATCGATTCTCGCGCCAGTCAAGACAGTTTCTCGATCCGCCGCCGGAGGGAGTGCCTGGACTGTAAGCGTCGTTATACGACTTACGAACGGGTTGAGGAACTCGACATCAAGATTGTCAAAAAGGACAACGTCCGCGAACCGTTTGCTCCTGAGAAGATCAAACGCGGTTTAGCGTTGGCCTGCTGGAAACGCCCCATCAGCGAAGCCCAAATCGAAGCGATCGTGGCTGCCGTCGAAAGCGAAATCTATTCGCAGTACGAAGGGGAAATCGAAAGCCGCCAAATCGGTGAAATGGTCATGCAGCATCTGCATGGGATCGATCAGGTAGCCTATGTCCGTTTTGCGAGCGTCTATCGCGAGTTCAAAGACGTCCGCGACTTCGTCGACGAGCTACAACCGATGCTAAAGAAGTACGCCCCCAGCGTGCCCAAACCTTCAAGCTAA
- a CDS encoding PH domain-containing protein, which translates to MDASQPQDAGHTASDPAQPDPAEKFSATHRRGERGPDETIWQGGYSAVDQSGSFIILGLITIGLIAASIFFPPMIIISLIAIPVLWIIQGIRVWWIKLGVAYELTNRRFIHESGVINRTTDRIEVIDVDDVTIEQGIMDRMFNVGTIKITSSDRTHPELRLHGIKDVRKVALMIDDARQAERDRRGVYIESV; encoded by the coding sequence ATGGATGCCAGCCAACCACAGGATGCCGGTCATACCGCTTCAGATCCAGCCCAGCCAGACCCAGCGGAAAAGTTCTCTGCAACCCATCGGCGGGGTGAACGAGGCCCGGATGAAACGATCTGGCAGGGAGGATACTCGGCGGTCGATCAAAGCGGCAGCTTCATCATTCTGGGGCTGATCACGATCGGTTTGATCGCGGCAAGTATCTTTTTCCCGCCAATGATCATCATTTCGCTGATCGCCATCCCTGTTCTGTGGATTATCCAAGGAATTCGCGTTTGGTGGATCAAGTTAGGGGTCGCTTACGAGCTGACCAATCGCCGCTTTATCCACGAATCTGGCGTCATTAACCGAACCACCGATCGTATCGAAGTGATCGACGTCGACGATGTGACGATTGAGCAAGGGATTATGGACCGCATGTTTAATGTCGGAACCATCAAAATCACCTCCAGCGATCGCACCCATCCAGAACTACGCCTGCATGGGATTAAGGATGTAAGGAAAGTGGCCTTAATGATCGACGATGCCCGTCAGGCCGAACGTGATCGCCGTGGCGTGTACATCGAATCGGTCTAA
- a CDS encoding deoxyribonuclease IV: protein MPLLGAHMSIAGGYYKAVNAAADEDMNVVQLFCKNNNQWRAKAISDKDVELFQTALAERNVEAPLCHASYLINLASPKDELWEKSIEGLKLEMERCEQLGIPNLVFHPGAHVEATLEEGIERIILAIDRLHKELPDCPVTLLLETTAGQGTCIGHKFEHLQAILQGLKQEARVAVCLDTCHIFAAGYPISEEKDFKATFKDFDKLIGFHKLRAIHLNDSKKELGSRVDRHDHIGEGKIGVEAFRHLLNDRRFKKIPLYLETPKGEEDGISFDSKNLATLRSLVK from the coding sequence ATGCCTCTCCTTGGTGCCCACATGTCGATCGCCGGCGGCTATTACAAAGCAGTCAACGCCGCTGCCGACGAGGACATGAATGTCGTTCAGCTTTTCTGCAAGAATAACAATCAGTGGCGGGCCAAGGCCATTTCAGATAAAGATGTCGAACTGTTTCAAACGGCCCTAGCCGAGCGAAATGTTGAGGCCCCCCTTTGCCATGCATCGTACTTGATCAATCTGGCCTCCCCCAAGGACGAGCTATGGGAGAAGTCGATCGAAGGTCTGAAGCTGGAGATGGAGCGATGCGAGCAACTGGGAATTCCTAACCTCGTTTTTCATCCGGGGGCTCACGTCGAAGCGACCTTGGAAGAAGGAATCGAGCGGATTATTCTCGCTATCGATCGTCTGCACAAGGAACTGCCTGACTGCCCGGTGACGCTGCTGCTAGAAACCACCGCAGGGCAGGGGACCTGCATTGGTCACAAGTTCGAGCACTTGCAAGCAATTCTGCAAGGGTTGAAACAAGAAGCTCGCGTGGCCGTTTGTCTCGATACATGCCACATATTCGCCGCAGGCTATCCGATTTCGGAAGAGAAAGATTTTAAGGCGACCTTCAAAGACTTTGACAAGCTGATCGGCTTTCACAAGCTGCGGGCAATTCACTTGAACGACAGCAAGAAGGAATTGGGCAGCCGCGTCGACCGCCACGATCACATCGGCGAAGGAAAAATCGGTGTCGAGGCGTTTCGGCACCTGTTAAACGATCGCCGCTTCAAGAAGATTCCGCTGTACTTAGAAACCCCGAAGGGGGAAGAAGATGGAATCTCTTTCGATAGTAAAAATCTGGCCACGCTCCGCTCGCTGGTCAAATGA